In the Colias croceus chromosome 1, ilColCroc2.1 genome, attaacaaaattgtttcaaaattGAACTATTCATCCCCAGATCGAGACGCTCTGCCAGTTAATAGAGCGCGAGTGGTATTCCGACCGCGAGAGTGTAGAGGCGGCTTTACACCGCGCCACGGGGCACGACCTCGCGGCGGTGTTCAAGCGACTGCTGCGCGCGCTACCGCAGCCGCCGCTCACGCAGGAGCTGATGCGCCTGTTCTATCACACTTATGGTGAGGTTTTggacaaaaattaattttaactggTCCATTAGAGATTTTAGGGTGTCTTGTcgattctttaaaaaaaaaaaagacatgTGGctctcggggactgccgctgTAAaactattgcatgctatgccttcaagccacatctccgcccgtcggagtggggagcgtgaggttttttcgttacggaatttctcgattcggtccccgcgctcaaggcccgcgataggagctatgcaatagcttaaactGTTTTAAAGTAAGCTTGAAAATACAAGTGCCGCTTGGGCATTTGCCAGCGCTCAAATACAGAAAGTTTAATTtggaaaactataaaatagcAACTATATTCACTATCAATTCTTAATTCTTATCCCAATAAACTTTATCGACTAATCCTACTTAAGCcccaattaaaatattgtattgaattacatatttttcaaaaaaaaaaaaatctagcaTTTATTTTCAACGGTACATTTTGTCTTGCAGCACTCTCAGGCGGCACACAGGGACGCGCTCTAAGCCTCCTAGTACAGTTACTGCCAAGTGAACAGCGCGCTACACTCCGCGAAGTGTTGCGTCTCGTGCGAGAGATCGTCGCCCACAGCCACACTAACAAGATGAGCGAACATAACGTGGCCATGATCATCGCGCCTGCGCTCTTCCCGCCCAggtaaacacacacacacacacacacacacacacgtgaCATGTACGAACACATGTAACATGTACGAACACATGTGACATGTACGAACACATGTGACATGTACAAACACACGTTATGCGCACCAACACATGTTGTATGATTGTATAGCACTGAGCTGTCCCGTAGCTTGTTTGAACGCATGTATGCGTGTGTCCTTACAAATATATAACATTCATCTAACTACTAACAACATAAACACACGCTACACGCAGAAACACGTCATATGTACGAACATACGTCGCACGCACAAACACACGACACATGCACGAACACACGttacacacacaaacacaataTGTCGGACGTACAAGCACACGTCCCGCGTAATAACACATCTATGTGACACGCACAAACCCACGACACATGCACAAAGCCGTGTGACATGCACAAACACAATATGTCAAACGCACAAACAAACGTGACATGCACAAACACGCGTTGCACGAAAATTCGTACATCTTTCTAtacaaaacttttaatttctaattttatGAGCTTTACACTATACTCTACGACAACAAAACACACACAGACAGTTAAAGTTAGAAACattttaaagcaaaaaaattaaactaaacttAATCATGTTACAGCCTGCTCATCAAAGCATCAGACAGTTTAGAAACACAATTAGCAACGGCGGCGAACAGTTGCCACGTAACGGAAGCTCTTATGCGCTGGTGTGACCAGCTATGGATGGTTCCTGCCTCACTCATAGCGGCCTCTCAGAGGAAACCTCAACAACACAGACGGAATAACCATACTTGAACactttatttatcatttaggTCTTTAAAGGAACCGTTAACCAAGGATTGCGGGACGGATCATTTAACGGTGCTTCTAGAAGCATAAGTGCTGTGCTTTATACGTTTAAGTGATGATACTGTGCAAATATCGAGTAATATTTGACTGTTTGACAGCTGTCAAAAACCGCgggtaaaatttaaattatctgtgTAAATATTGACACTACACGAAATGTCAATGCTTTGCAGCGTTGCCAACTTTTAGAAGAAATTGTATCAAAAACagttaggtatattaatttgtaacaaTAGTATAATTTAAGACATTAGcggccttactaataaaaagttaaacaatggataaatttctacCATTTTCTCTACCATAGCTTTGTCCTGCTCTTActcacatgaaacgtcaatcataaaaacaagacaggttattgcaataactaatccattgcatagcaaatgggtaacattttattagtaggaccgtagtatattattattagtgatatttatatatactcCGTGTTAACTTATAGGTTAGAAGAAGCCAAATATTCAACATTATATTTGTagtctttaaatatattccaGCTGAGGCTAAGCCGTTTCCATTAAATAGGGGAATGTAAAGGCGTAACGAAATAATAACTAACAAGAGAAACTGTTTATAAATCTAAGTTatcaatacattaaaaattattattttactattaaaCATAAGCTCTAATAAAacctacctaaattattctttCTACTTTATGTTACTAAATTGATATAGCTATTTATCTATAGCTTGTGCTATCATTTCTGATCATGTTTTATCTAATTTAGTTACGCCTTTTTGTATGGTGCCATGTATGTGTGTTGGTTACCATTTGGATGCGTAAGGTTGTAAGATCGGTGCCCTGTGTTGATATTTTACTTGTAAATatgaattgtaaaatatcCTAACAATTATCTAGGCAAGCAAAGACTGACTTGGTGTATTAGGTTAAGtgtatttactataataatgaaataaaatgtgtattattcagatggctttttattttatcctcCTCACAGCTATATTTAAAGTTGATAATTCATTATAGCGAAACATGTTTCCCTTGAATACAATTCCAAATACAATAGAAACTttcaatgtttataaaaatttattcatcgTACTTAGAGAAGTTATGTTAcagtttgaaaaataaaaccactatgttctaaaaaatgtttattagaaTACCATCTTCTAGAAAACGAGAAAATACATTGAACCATGAACATCCTAGCATTTAATGCTTAAATTCACTCAGTAACAAGTCTTAATTGAAACACTTGACTCagaattaaaacttaaaattctTAATCAGATAGAGGGCTTCATTATCACAGCCACACAATATCCGTCCTTTATCGCAATGTATTGTATTCACCGACTTACGCAAAGTTATAATACTATTTACATTCATGGTTGTTTTTTCATCTATTGGTAAATAGCTGTCTGgtgtttttttagttagtaGTTCCATATCCCAATCCCAAATATCACCGGATACTGAGCTTGTGAGTAATCTATAAGGATTTTCTGGATGGAACTGCATTTCGGTAACACCTGCTGAGTGGGCGTTGACTAGAGTGGTGGGAAATTGGTTTATACGGAGGTCCCATACTGCGATAAACCCTGATTCACTTCCAGCGAGTACAATGTGTGGCTGCGTTGGATGTTGGACAATACATGTGGCTGCTAGCTCGTCTGTTGAGAGCACAAACGATGCAGCTGGCTTTTGGTTATCTGATCTTATGTCCCATATCTTCATGTGACCTCTGATGTTTCCTGTTATCacctgaaaaataaatttgtttgatGCTCCTACTAATGATTACACGTGGCGAACTATGCTAATTGCTGTATGtagaaacaattataataaataggaaAGTTAGAAATAAAGTTAGGAGTATCATTATTTACCTTTTCttagtaagtatttattcTAGTAAAACGCTTATAATTACCTCATTAGACTTGATAAAGCACACTGAATGCAGGGAACAGCTATCTGCACTGTGATACAAAGTGCTTGTAATGTCTCCCCGTCTGCCATTCAGTATATTTACTTTCCCATCTTCACCGACAGAAGCTATATCTCCTTCAAATGTATCTAGTGAGGTGCACGAACATGGATCATGCCtgaaattatatcaaattaaaaacattatttttctttatacatGTACAAAGAAGTGCAGAGAACAAATaaatgacaattattattgcagTGCTGGAGACAACTAGTCATATTCCATAGCAAATTATATCTGAATTCATTTACAAGCTAAGCTTTAtagaaatttgtttaatttttattaatacttactCTATTTTGTGCAATTGTTTCCATTCAAACACTTCTTTTAACGGAGCCTGTCGTTCGTACGCGCTTATTTCAAGAATTCTAACCTCACCATTCGATATAGAAACAGCAATTTTATTCTTGTCTAAAAACTTAATTTCCGTGACATCACCCGCGACCTTATACTCAGATATTTGGCGAGGGTCTTCCCCATCGTCATCTTCATTTATATGTTCAAGTAACcatacttttatataattttcatcatCGTCCCAACTGCCGGTAAAAAAGTGTTTTGTTTCTACGTATTCTTCGGGAATCCatcgtattttattaatcttttGTGATACAAAAGTTCCGTCAACTTCTAGTGACATAATGTTCTAATCGTAACGCaagcaatttaataaaatattaaatttgtaaaatttgttagtaaagtaaataaaaatacgttgAAACCAAGGTTGAAACACGGCAGAATTACAGAAACTTGACgtgaaattgaattttttttgacTTCTGCCCgaatatttttcaacattCTAATGTCAAACTGAATGACAGTTGACAGTTTGACGTACGCTGACTGACGTTAGAATTCGAAGCCATAGACATTAGCGTACGATCCAATAGAATAAGCGTTCGCCAAGTTCTAATCCACTTGGCTACCTGTCGTTTATCGTATTCGATAAGGCGTCAACGTTTGTAGAAAGAGAAACGCTATAAATCGTatgccacttggctaggggggctggtaattttaatatgttctatgaatagggccgtaataggagatgataatataacctaatacagagttacctggaaataactaccaccgtaataggaaaactactcctttttttttaaccgacttcaaaaaaaaggaggagacgAAAGGAGGAaacgagagcgcggaacgagcgacaaagaagcacaatcggacgttgtcacgttcaattatcgtcagtaaaccgactttacagacaaccaattttttttttttttttatgtatgtacaccgattactccgaggtttctgaaccgatttacgtgattctttttttgttcgatgcgggatggtgtcgaattggtgccataaaaattttattcggata is a window encoding:
- the LOC123696805 gene encoding nucleoporin Nup43, with the translated sequence MSLEVDGTFVSQKINKIRWIPEEYVETKHFFTGSWDDDENYIKVWLLEHINEDDDGEDPRQISEYKVAGDVTEIKFLDKNKIAVSISNGEVRILEISAYERQAPLKEVFEWKQLHKIEHDPCSCTSLDTFEGDIASVGEDGKVNILNGRRGDITSTLYHSADSCSLHSVCFIKSNEVITGNIRGHMKIWDIRSDNQKPAASFVLSTDELAATCIVQHPTQPHIVLAGSESGFIAVWDLRINQFPTTLVNAHSAGVTEMQFHPENPYRLLTSSVSGDIWDWDMELLTKKTPDSYLPIDEKTTMNVNSIITLRKSVNTIHCDKGRILCGCDNEALYLIKNFKF